From Rutidosis leptorrhynchoides isolate AG116_Rl617_1_P2 chromosome 3, CSIRO_AGI_Rlap_v1, whole genome shotgun sequence, a single genomic window includes:
- the LOC139900789 gene encoding (+)-neomenthol dehydrogenase-like encodes MGDPKLLLKKKVRIFFLLLCRTIRLLAAGYFSGWKEILTESHELAVQCLQTNYYGAKRMVEHFIPLLQISDSPRIVNVSSSMGKLKGLKNDWAKGVLSDVENLTEEKIDEVLHEFLNDMKDGLLESKGWPTLMSAYIVSKAVMNAHTRIMAKKYTSFSINSVCPGFVKTDLNYNRGILSVEDGAETVVKVALFPDGSPSGQFFDRNGVASFE; translated from the exons ATGGGTGATCCCAAACTATTGTTAAAAAAAAAAGTTCGTATATTTTTCTTGTTACTCTGTAGAACCATAAGGTTATTG GCTGCTGGATATTTCAGCGGATGGAAAGAGATACTTACAGAGTCGCATGAGTTAGCTGTACAATGTCTGCAAACAAATTATTACGGAGCGAAAAGAATGGTTGAGCATTTCATTCCTCTTCTTCAAATATCCGATTCACCAAGGATCGTAAATGTTTCTTCCTCCATGGGAAAGTTAAAG GGTTTAAAAAATGATTGGGCCAAAGGAGTACTAAGTGATGTTGAAAATTTAACAGAAGAGAAAATAGATGAAGTACTTCATGAATTTTTGAATGATATGAAAGATGGATTGTTAGAATCCAAAGGCTGGCCTACTTTAATGTCGGCATATATCGTCTCAAAAGCAGTCATGAATGCGCACACAAGGATTATGGCTAAGAAATATACAAGTTTTTCGATCAATAGTGTATGTCCAGGTTTTGTTAAAACAGACTTGAACTATAATAGAGGCATCTTGAGTGTCGAAGATGGTGCAGAAACTGTGGTTAAAGTTGCTTTGTTTCCTGATGGTAGTCCTTCTGGCCAATTCTTCGATAGAAATGGTGTTGCGTCCTTTGAATGA
- the LOC139900790 gene encoding LOW QUALITY PROTEIN: (+)-neomenthol dehydrogenase-like (The sequence of the model RefSeq protein was modified relative to this genomic sequence to represent the inferred CDS: inserted 1 base in 1 codon), translated as MCRYAVVTGANKGIGVEICKQLASNGVKVVLTSRDEKRGLXALEKFKGTNLSDLIIFHQLDVVDPDSVASLAQFVKAQFGKIDILVNNAGIGGAMADEEALKASTTGKEAAGYFSGWKEILTESHELAVQCLQTNYYGAKRMVEHFIPLLQISDSPRIVNVSSSMGKLKGLKNDWAKGVLSDVENLTEEKIDEVLHEFLNDMKDGLLESKGWPTLMSAYIVSKAVMNAHTRIMAKKYTSFSINSVCPGFVKTDLNYNRGILSVEDGAETVVKVALFPDGSPSGQFFTLFVRCREFDSRGLQHCT; from the exons aTGTGTAGATATGCAGTGGTAACAGGGGCAAACAAAGGGATAGGAGTTGAGATTTGTAAACAATTGGCTTCAAATGGGGTCAAAGTAGTGTTAACTTCTAGAGATGAAAAAAGAGGCT ATGCACTTGAAAAATTCAAAGGGACTAATTTGAGTGATCttattatatttcatcagcttGATGTTGTTGATCCTGACAGTGTTGCTTCTTTAGCTCAATTTGTGAAAGCCCAATTTGGGAAAATTGATATCTTG GTTAACAATGCTGGGATTGGTGGAGCTATGGCGGATGAAGAAGCTTTGAAAGCTTCAACAACTGGCAAAGAG GCTGCTGGATATTTCAGCGGATGGAAAGAGATACTTACAGAGTCGCATGAGTTAGCTGTACAATGTCTGCAAACAAATTATTACGGAGCGAAAAGAATGGTTGAGCATTTCATTCCTCTTCTTCAAATATCCGATTCACCAAGGATCGTAAATGTTTCTTCCTCCATGGGAAAGTTAAAG GGTTTAAAAAATGATTGGGCCAAAGGAGTACTAAGTGATGTTGAAAATTTAACAGAAGAGAAAATAGATGAAGTACTTCATGAATTTTTGAATGATATGAAAGATGGATTGTTAGAATCCAAAGGCTGGCCTACTTTAATGTCGGCATATATCGTCTCAAAAGCAGTCATGAATGCGCACACAAGGATTATGGCTAAGAAATATACAAGTTTTTCGATCAATAGTGTATGTCCAGGTTTTGTTAAAACAGACTTGAACTATAATAGAGGCATCTTGAGTGTCGAAGATGGTGCAGAAACTGTGGTTAAAGTTGCTTTGTTTCCTGATGGTAGTCCTTCTGGCCAATTCTTCACACTCTTTGTTAGATGTCGGGAGTTCGACTCTCGGGGACTACAACATTGCACATGA